The Formosa sp. Hel1_33_131 genome window below encodes:
- a CDS encoding T9SS type A sorting domain-containing protein — translation MHKLQFALLLVTSFCFSQTAPDLTTQLTEDYNLEMPSLKPYIIYMNAFVEEPDTIASVTLGIDSDVFTAVEETGFYYFLWTPSGYGNHIIEITATSTSGTQTTLTKTINVVQESTSQNVETLNDDIIEYTGDADSKWHYGTYTLPQSVGVYDSINATLTVECPQINGGCDDWERLSQIEIKAPNGNWIQIIRYVTPYGIGCNHVTDLTNYNSLLQGEVEFRVFIDTWGTGGWQLSLDLEYIQGTPSYDYSSVTEIWDNDYDFGDPSNLQPVESYNLNLNNGIQQSYLSVSTTGHNWGENISSAAEFFEATHYLDINNEQVFIQNLWNTCDPNPDSCTAQLGTWENNRAGWCPGSIASPDIYDLSAYIGSSFDLDYRFHPDYVDLCHPNNSDCDEETISGCNDCDNQFNPYYKVDVHVISKSDEPLIFSVPLGINSIENSGTYDLSIYPNPTNGKFSIQSSIQDAETKVRVLTIEGKQVKSFHFNTKEELMNHDFDLSDLTSGIYFISMKNKYGLATKKLILK, via the coding sequence ATGCATAAATTACAATTCGCTTTACTGCTAGTAACTTCTTTTTGCTTCAGTCAAACAGCTCCGGACTTAACAACGCAATTAACGGAAGATTACAATTTGGAAATGCCATCCTTAAAACCGTATATAATTTATATGAATGCATTTGTAGAGGAACCAGACACGATTGCTTCTGTTACTTTGGGTATCGATTCAGATGTGTTTACAGCAGTTGAAGAAACGGGGTTTTATTATTTTTTGTGGACACCTTCAGGTTATGGGAATCATATTATAGAAATCACGGCAACTTCCACTTCTGGCACTCAAACGACCCTAACAAAAACTATTAATGTTGTACAAGAATCTACATCTCAGAATGTAGAGACCTTGAACGATGACATTATTGAATATACAGGGGATGCTGATAGTAAATGGCATTACGGAACTTATACGTTACCACAGTCTGTGGGGGTTTACGACTCAATAAATGCAACACTTACAGTGGAATGTCCACAAATTAATGGAGGATGTGATGATTGGGAACGATTATCACAGATTGAAATTAAAGCACCAAACGGAAATTGGATTCAGATTATAAGGTATGTTACCCCTTATGGAATTGGTTGCAATCATGTTACAGACCTCACTAATTATAATTCGCTGTTACAGGGAGAAGTTGAATTTAGAGTATTTATTGATACTTGGGGAACTGGTGGTTGGCAATTGTCTCTGGATTTAGAGTATATTCAAGGGACTCCAAGTTATGACTATTCTTCTGTTACAGAAATTTGGGATAATGATTATGATTTTGGAGATCCCTCAAACTTACAACCAGTTGAATCTTACAATCTTAACCTTAACAATGGAATTCAACAATCTTATTTATCTGTTTCAACTACGGGTCATAATTGGGGTGAGAACATTTCAAGTGCTGCTGAGTTTTTTGAGGCGACCCATTATTTAGATATTAATAATGAACAAGTGTTCATACAAAATTTATGGAATACTTGTGATCCAAATCCAGACAGTTGTACAGCTCAACTTGGAACTTGGGAGAATAATAGAGCCGGCTGGTGTCCGGGTTCAATAGCGAGTCCCGATATATACGACCTTTCTGCTTATATAGGATCTTCTTTTGATTTGGATTATCGATTTCACCCAGACTATGTAGATTTGTGTCATCCAAATAATTCTGATTGTGATGAAGAAACAATTTCTGGTTGTAATGATTGTGATAATCAATTTAACCCTTACTATAAGGTAGATGTTCACGTTATTAGCAAGAGTGATGAACCATTAATTTTTAGTGTGCCTCTTGGAATTAATAGTATTGAGAATAGTGGAACTTATGATTTATCAATCTATCCAAATCCAACCAATGGGAAGTTTTCTATTCAATCATCTATTCAAGATGCGGAAACAAAAGTTAGAGTTTTAACCATTGAAGGTAAACAAGTGAAATCGTTTCATTTTAACACTAAAGAAGAGTTAATGAATCACGATTTTGACCTCAGTGATTTAACAAGCGGTATCTATTTTATAAGCATGAAAAATAAATATGGTTTAGCCACAAAAAAACTAATTCTTAAATAA
- a CDS encoding patatin-like phospholipase family protein, producing MKRALVISGGGSKGAFAGGVAQYLMKNEGKEYDLFLGTSTGSLMVSHLALGMLDELKELYTNVNQKSIFSNNPFKIKKVDGEKVISIRHLNTLWNFLNGRKTFGESKNLRRLIKKNITKEMYAKIRAENKEVIVTVSNLTANRVEYKSIQECTYDDFCDWIWGSCNYIPFMSLLEKNHYQYADGGFGSLVPIREAILRGATEIDAIILETEVTQFNKLPAKNPFSLLFDIFDFMLTHVERHNITIGKLAANNKNVKLNLYYTPTVLTTNSLVFDKGLMRKWWKSGFKYAKSKQEEIMSEFRPDVLTDTEIKENL from the coding sequence ATGAAAAGAGCATTGGTAATTTCTGGAGGTGGAAGCAAAGGAGCATTTGCAGGCGGAGTTGCGCAATATTTAATGAAAAATGAAGGCAAAGAATACGATTTATTTTTAGGTACTTCTACAGGGAGTTTGATGGTTTCGCATCTCGCTTTAGGCATGTTAGATGAACTCAAAGAACTCTACACAAATGTAAACCAGAAAAGCATTTTCAGTAACAATCCTTTTAAAATTAAAAAAGTTGATGGAGAAAAAGTGATCAGTATTCGGCATTTAAACACCCTTTGGAATTTTTTAAACGGAAGAAAAACGTTTGGTGAAAGCAAAAACTTAAGACGTTTAATTAAGAAGAATATTACCAAAGAAATGTACGCTAAAATTAGAGCAGAAAACAAAGAAGTAATCGTAACTGTTTCAAATTTAACAGCAAATAGAGTTGAATATAAATCAATTCAAGAGTGTACCTATGACGATTTTTGCGATTGGATTTGGGGTTCCTGCAACTATATTCCATTTATGAGTTTGTTAGAAAAAAATCATTATCAGTATGCTGATGGTGGTTTTGGTTCTTTAGTACCTATTAGAGAAGCCATTTTAAGAGGCGCCACAGAAATTGATGCCATTATTTTAGAAACAGAGGTGACTCAATTTAATAAATTACCTGCTAAAAATCCGTTTTCTTTACTATTTGATATTTTTGATTTTATGCTCACACACGTAGAAAGACATAATATTACGATTGGAAAACTCGCTGCAAACAATAAAAATGTAAAGCTTAATTTATATTATACCCCTACCGTTTTAACCACAAACTCTTTAGTTTTTGATAAAGGATTGATGCGAAAATGGTGGAAATCTGGTTTCAAATATGCGAAGTCTAAGCAAGAAGAAATTATGAGTGAATTCAGACCCGATGTGTTAACGGATACAGAAATAAAAGAAAATTTATAA
- a CDS encoding succinylglutamate desuccinylase/aspartoacylase family protein — protein MPEVHSKALNQTISVNRIVGRIDGEYPGPCLVFLGGIHGNEPSGLFALHQVLKELQPKQNEFSGTMIAISGNLWALERAVRYHKTDLNRLWSQDKIEALENGDLIPENEDEKQQLEIFQLLNTILKEEEGPFYFFDLHTTSSASPPFITVNDSLLNRKFTQQYPVPLILGIEEYLEGPLLSYINELGYVSFGFEAGQHDALSSVENHKIFIYLSLVFTGALAKNAVGFDHYIDHWNTHFPEHQHFYEVYYRLEVKKKERFVMKPGFLNFQTIKRKEVLATLNEQPIYALKKAIIFMPLYQSQGSDGYFLIRKISPFFLLLSEVLRTYKTDRIFVMLPGVKWASELKDTMVVNLRIARLITKQLFHLFGYRSKQKDRTHLIIKNREYKSRIDDYKEEQWYKDSVFENK, from the coding sequence ATGCCTGAAGTTCATAGCAAAGCACTCAATCAAACCATTAGCGTGAACCGAATTGTGGGACGAATAGACGGGGAGTATCCAGGGCCTTGTTTGGTTTTTTTGGGAGGTATTCACGGAAATGAACCTTCGGGGCTGTTTGCCTTGCATCAAGTTCTTAAGGAATTGCAACCAAAGCAAAACGAATTTTCTGGAACGATGATTGCCATAAGCGGTAATTTATGGGCCTTGGAAAGAGCGGTGCGTTACCACAAAACAGACTTGAATCGTCTCTGGTCACAAGATAAAATAGAAGCCTTAGAAAATGGAGATCTCATCCCTGAGAATGAGGATGAAAAACAACAGTTGGAAATTTTTCAATTACTAAATACCATTTTAAAAGAGGAGGAAGGCCCTTTCTACTTTTTTGACCTTCATACAACTTCAAGTGCATCTCCTCCATTTATTACGGTCAATGACAGCTTGTTGAATAGAAAATTTACGCAGCAATATCCGGTGCCTTTAATTTTAGGTATTGAAGAGTATCTTGAGGGACCACTTCTAAGTTATATTAATGAACTCGGATATGTTTCTTTTGGGTTTGAAGCGGGTCAGCATGACGCTCTAAGTTCTGTTGAGAATCATAAAATTTTCATCTATTTGTCACTTGTATTTACGGGGGCACTCGCTAAAAATGCTGTTGGTTTTGACCACTATATCGACCATTGGAACACCCACTTTCCAGAACATCAACATTTTTACGAGGTGTATTATCGATTAGAAGTTAAAAAAAAGGAACGATTCGTTATGAAACCAGGGTTTTTAAATTTTCAAACCATCAAACGAAAAGAGGTTTTGGCAACACTCAATGAACAACCCATTTACGCTTTAAAAAAGGCCATTATTTTTATGCCACTCTATCAATCTCAAGGGAGTGATGGTTATTTTCTGATACGAAAAATATCCCCTTTTTTCTTACTCCTTTCAGAAGTTCTAAGAACCTACAAAACGGATCGAATCTTTGTGATGCTTCCAGGCGTTAAATGGGCTTCAGAACTGAAAGATACAATGGTAGTGAACTTGCGTATTGCACGTCTGATTACCAAACAGTTGTTTCATCTTTTTGGCTACCGAAGCAAACAGAAAGATCGCACCCATTTGATTATAAAAAACCGAGAATATAAATCAAGAATAGACGATTATAAAGAAGAACAATGGTATAAAGATTCGGTTTTTGAAAACAAATAA
- a CDS encoding CBS domain-containing protein, with protein sequence MGEQKVNTKSDHQARIEFLRHLMEDLKSLEYMFEKKMIEDDIVRIGAEQEFCLVNEYWRPAKNALEVLEAINDSHFTTELARFNLEINLDPIELKTDAFKKVENQLKSLLEKAKTAANNNNTKILLTGILPSISKHELDLEFMTPFDRYYALNEVLKKAKGENFRMNFAGVDDLPIMHNSVMFEACNTSFQMHLQIAPDDFASSYNWAQTIAGPVLGACVNSPLLLGKELWSETRIALFQQSIDTRRVSLAQTEQQSRVTFGNSWFTGTIVDFYKHEISKFRTLLTKEIKSSSFDELKAGKIPKLTALNLHNGTIYRWNRPCYGVGNGKPHVRIENRYIPSGPTATDEMANFAFWVGLMKGRPTEFDDIPRTLDFEDVKSNFIRAARTGTESIMNWRGKLIPLDQLVLEVLLPISKIGLERMKIDNDDIDKYLDVIRDRLLKSTGSQWMVTNYRYLKKQLKPDDALIALTSTLHTNQESYDKVSEWPNLQSIKFFNSTATKVGHLMTSTLITAKTSDLGLLTLNYMKWNTIHHLPVVNNDGTLVGLITWQHLKQFWDQVQDANNSISAREIMITDVFTAQTSTPLNKAIALMKKHKIGCLPVLQETQLVGILTLKDLIHVYNA encoded by the coding sequence ATGGGAGAGCAGAAAGTAAATACAAAATCAGATCATCAAGCGAGGATAGAGTTCCTTCGCCACCTTATGGAAGACCTTAAAAGTCTTGAATATATGTTTGAGAAGAAGATGATCGAAGACGATATTGTCCGTATTGGAGCCGAACAAGAATTCTGTTTGGTCAATGAATATTGGCGTCCTGCCAAAAATGCGTTGGAAGTGCTTGAAGCAATTAATGATTCGCATTTCACTACGGAATTAGCACGTTTTAATTTAGAAATAAATTTGGACCCTATAGAACTTAAAACAGATGCTTTCAAAAAAGTAGAAAATCAGTTAAAGTCCCTTTTGGAAAAAGCAAAAACCGCTGCTAATAACAACAACACTAAAATCCTACTGACAGGGATTTTGCCAAGCATTTCAAAACATGAGTTGGATCTTGAATTTATGACACCCTTCGATCGCTATTATGCTTTGAATGAGGTACTCAAAAAAGCTAAAGGTGAAAATTTTCGAATGAATTTTGCGGGCGTTGACGACCTCCCAATTATGCACAATTCGGTAATGTTTGAAGCTTGCAACACCAGTTTTCAAATGCATCTACAAATAGCTCCTGATGATTTTGCCTCGAGCTATAATTGGGCACAAACAATCGCTGGGCCTGTATTAGGAGCTTGTGTGAATTCGCCCTTACTTCTTGGAAAAGAACTTTGGAGTGAAACCCGCATTGCATTGTTCCAACAAAGTATTGACACCCGAAGAGTCTCCTTGGCTCAGACGGAACAACAATCTAGAGTCACTTTTGGGAACAGTTGGTTTACAGGAACCATCGTAGATTTCTATAAACACGAAATATCTAAATTTAGAACCTTGCTAACAAAGGAAATTAAGAGCAGTTCTTTTGACGAATTGAAAGCTGGGAAAATCCCAAAGCTAACAGCACTTAACTTGCACAATGGAACCATTTATAGATGGAACCGTCCTTGCTATGGAGTAGGAAATGGGAAACCTCATGTTCGTATCGAGAACAGGTACATTCCATCAGGTCCAACCGCCACAGACGAAATGGCTAATTTTGCGTTTTGGGTGGGACTTATGAAAGGCCGACCGACTGAATTTGATGATATCCCTAGAACATTGGATTTTGAAGATGTGAAATCCAATTTTATTCGTGCTGCAAGGACAGGCACTGAATCTATTATGAACTGGAGAGGGAAATTAATTCCACTCGATCAACTGGTATTAGAAGTATTGCTGCCCATTTCCAAAATAGGATTGGAACGCATGAAAATTGATAACGATGATATCGATAAATATCTAGACGTGATTAGAGATCGGCTTTTAAAATCGACAGGGTCGCAGTGGATGGTAACAAATTATCGTTATCTGAAAAAGCAATTAAAACCAGATGATGCCTTAATAGCACTTACTTCGACCTTACATACCAATCAGGAATCTTATGACAAAGTGAGTGAATGGCCAAATTTACAAAGTATCAAATTTTTCAACTCTACAGCAACAAAAGTTGGTCATCTTATGACCTCAACACTTATAACGGCTAAAACCTCAGATTTAGGATTGTTGACACTCAATTATATGAAGTGGAATACGATTCATCATTTACCAGTTGTAAACAATGACGGAACATTGGTCGGCTTAATTACATGGCAGCATCTAAAACAATTTTGGGATCAGGTACAGGATGCTAACAATTCAATCAGTGCACGAGAAATTATGATTACCGATGTATTTACTGCACAAACATCTACTCCTTTAAACAAAGCCATTGCCCTCATGAAAAAACATAAAATAGGGTGTTTGCCCGTATTACAAGAAACTCAACTGGTTGGAATTTTAACACTCAAAGACCTTATCCATGTTTATAATGCCTGA
- a CDS encoding carbon-nitrogen hydrolase family protein: MKISVAQIKPFKGGVEKNITAHLELIELATTEKVSAVFFPELSITGYEPELAKSLATTQKDKRFDVFQKVSDLNNITIGFGVPTAGISKPLVSMILFQPNKERMTYSKQYLYQGEEQYFENGKKPCFIQIDNHKIAPAICYESSVSEHCDAAISQSATIYVAAVMTNVSGINKKLNILSSLAKKHKIIVLMSNFVGISGGSESAGRSSIWNQKGESKRGIERTNESYR; the protein is encoded by the coding sequence ATGAAAATTAGTGTTGCACAAATCAAACCATTCAAAGGAGGTGTTGAGAAAAATATAACGGCTCATTTAGAACTCATAGAATTGGCCACTACAGAGAAAGTTTCTGCGGTGTTTTTTCCGGAGCTTTCAATTACAGGTTATGAACCTGAATTAGCGAAATCATTGGCGACAACTCAAAAAGACAAACGGTTTGATGTCTTTCAAAAGGTGAGCGACTTAAATAATATTACCATTGGATTTGGAGTTCCAACTGCAGGAATTTCAAAACCTTTAGTCAGTATGATCCTATTTCAACCCAATAAAGAACGAATGACTTACTCTAAGCAATATTTATATCAAGGTGAAGAGCAGTATTTTGAGAATGGAAAAAAACCGTGTTTTATCCAAATTGATAACCATAAAATAGCACCAGCGATATGTTATGAATCTTCAGTTTCTGAACATTGTGATGCTGCGATTTCTCAATCAGCGACTATTTATGTTGCCGCAGTGATGACTAATGTGTCTGGGATCAATAAAAAACTAAATATTTTATCAAGCTTGGCTAAAAAACATAAAATAATAGTTTTAATGTCCAATTTTGTAGGAATCTCTGGAGGTTCTGAATCGGCAGGTAGATCTTCAATATGGAATCAAAAAGGGGAATCAAAAAGGGGAATTGAAAGGACAAATGAATCCTACAGATGA
- the sucC gene encoding ADP-forming succinate--CoA ligase subunit beta yields the protein MNLHEYQGKEILSTFGVKIQKGIVVNTPQEAVAAAKKLTEETGTGWHVLKAQVHAGGRGKGGGVKLAKNLGEVESIADQIIGMQLVTPQTSAEGKKVHQVLVAEDVYYPGETETSEFYVSVLLNRTTGRNMIMYSTEGGMDIETVAEETPHLIFTEEIDPATGMLPFQARRVAFNLGLSGAAFKDMTKFVTALYTAYDKSDASLFEINPVLKTSDNKILAVDAKVTIDDNALFRHKDYLELRDIREENPIEVEAGALGLNYVDLEGNVGCMVNGAGLAMATMDLIKQAGGEPANFLDVGGTADAARVEAAFQIILKDPEVKAILINIFGGIVRCDRVAQGVIDAYKNMGTINVPIIVRLQGTNADIAKKLIDNSGLDVQSAVEFQEAADKVQAVLA from the coding sequence ATGAACTTACACGAATACCAAGGAAAAGAAATATTAAGCACTTTTGGCGTAAAAATCCAAAAGGGAATCGTCGTAAATACGCCTCAAGAAGCGGTTGCTGCTGCCAAAAAACTGACCGAAGAAACTGGTACAGGCTGGCACGTCCTAAAAGCCCAAGTACACGCAGGTGGTCGTGGTAAAGGTGGTGGGGTTAAACTTGCTAAAAATCTAGGTGAAGTAGAATCGATTGCAGATCAAATTATCGGCATGCAATTAGTGACGCCTCAAACCTCTGCCGAAGGCAAAAAAGTACACCAAGTATTGGTAGCTGAAGATGTATATTATCCTGGTGAGACGGAAACGAGTGAATTTTATGTCTCAGTTCTTTTGAACCGAACGACAGGAAGAAATATGATTATGTATTCTACGGAAGGTGGAATGGATATCGAAACCGTTGCTGAAGAAACACCACATTTAATTTTTACAGAAGAAATTGATCCTGCAACTGGAATGTTACCATTCCAAGCGCGTCGTGTAGCTTTCAACCTTGGTTTATCAGGGGCTGCATTTAAGGACATGACTAAATTTGTAACAGCTTTATATACGGCTTATGACAAATCGGATGCATCGTTATTTGAAATCAACCCAGTATTAAAAACAAGTGATAATAAAATATTAGCAGTCGATGCCAAAGTAACCATTGACGACAATGCTTTATTCAGACATAAAGATTATTTAGAATTAAGAGACATTCGCGAAGAAAATCCTATTGAAGTTGAAGCAGGTGCTTTAGGTCTTAATTATGTAGATTTAGAAGGCAACGTTGGCTGTATGGTAAACGGTGCAGGTTTGGCAATGGCGACGATGGATTTAATCAAACAAGCAGGAGGTGAGCCAGCTAACTTTTTAGATGTTGGTGGTACGGCAGATGCTGCACGTGTAGAAGCCGCTTTTCAGATTATCTTAAAAGATCCAGAAGTAAAAGCCATTTTGATTAATATTTTTGGAGGAATTGTGCGTTGTGACCGTGTGGCTCAAGGAGTGATTGACGCTTATAAAAACATGGGAACTATCAATGTGCCAATCATTGTACGCTTACAAGGAACCAATGCGGATATCGCCAAAAAATTAATTGACAACTCCGGACTGGATGTTCAAAGTGCTGTTGAATTTCAAGAAGCTGCTGACAAAGTACAAGCTGTTTTAGCTTAA